TGATGGTCTTGTCCTCTCTCGGAGACCGCATTCCATAGAATGAGTTGGTGTTAGTGTACTGGGAGGTACCAGGGTGGAGATGGCTCCGGTATGGATAATGATGAGGGGAACTTTGTTTTGGGGGCCAGACCCTGGTTTCTACACAATGAGAACAGtctttacagcagatactgtctgctgtgaattgttagtatctttcatacaaatcctaaccttgtgacccattccatacatctgttgttttTCATGAACATTCAGGGAGATGTACTTTGCTATAAAACTCTGTGGCTCAAATCCCTCGTTGGGCTCTCAACTAATCACCTACGGGTGGGTCATCGACcagcttcattattgcaataattaatcgatgttattaatacattttgaataaaGTAATATCCTGATTGGTGATTGAACTTGTCTCTCCTCATTATTGATTCAAATTTCCACgacaatatgtgtgtgtgcctgatgtGTGTGTACTTCCTGCCTCCATGTATGCATGCCTATACGGGTGAAGGATGGAACCATGCATATAGATTACAACTGCTAGAAGACGAATGAAGGGTTTCATGAATGCAGGGTATGGACAGGGAGACAGAGCAATTCATGTACCCAGTCCTCTTGTGTCAGGAACCCACGGTAAATCAAAGGTCTGAAGGCCAGCATGCCACTGCATCTTCCACAGGGAGACTggatctgtgtcccaaatggcaccctattccctatatagtgcactacttttgaccaaggcccatggggctcttgtcaaaagtagtgcaccatatagggaataggtgccacaccctgatctgtttcccctgtctttgtgcttgtctccacccccctccaagtgttgcccatcttccccattatctccagtgtatttatacctgtgttctgtttgtctgttgccagtttgttttgttcgtcaagcctaccgGCGTTTTTCCCTTCGCTTCTTTTTCCCTTCGTCtgtttctagttcctgttttctatttttcccagttttgaccattctgcttgccctgagcctgcctgccgttctgtaccttgtcacatcacCCTGGATTATTGAACTCTACCTGtgctgaccctgagactgcctgccattctgtaccttatggactctgatctgaattactgacctctgcctgctcttgacctgtcgtttttcctgcccctgttctagtaataaacttttgttacttcgacactgtctccATCTGGGTCTTCCCTGAAACGTGATAGTAGGGTGACATTTGAAACACAGCATGGATATGTATGCCCTGTAAATCAACAATAGGCCTTCACCACTTACTGAATTATTTTTTAAAAGTGATTTAacattaatttaactaggcaagtcagttaagaacaaattcttatttacaatgacggcctgccagGAGGCAAATGCCTCCTGCGgcgacaggggctgggattaaaaatgaaaaaactaaataaaaatataggacacaAAACAatggcaaatgttctacttttaaactcgggacaaaacagagatgcttgttctaggtcccacgaaacaaagagatcttctgttgaatctgacaattaatcttgatggttgtacagtcgtctcaaataaaactgtgaagggactcggcgttactctggaccctgatctctcttttgacgaacatatcaagactgtttcaaggacaacgtttttccatctacgtaacattgcaaaaatcagaaactttctgtccaaaaattaagCAGAacaattaatccatgcttttgtcacttctaggttagactactgcaatgctctactttccgggtACCTGGATAcagccccccttgggttgtgctgtgggggagatgtttgtgggctatactcagccatgtctcaggatggtaagttggtggttgaagatatccctctagtggtgtggggtttgtgctttggcaaagtgggtggggatatatcctgcctgtttggcccagtctgggggtatcgtcggacggggccacagtgtctccggacccctcctgtctcagcctccagtatttatgctgcaatagtttatgtgtcgggggctagggtcagtgtgttatatctggagtgtttctcctgtcttatcctgtgtcctatgtgaatgtaagtatgctctctctaattctctttctctttttctctatttatttatttctctctctcggaggacctgagccctaggaccatgcctcaggactacctggcctgatgactccttgctgtccccagtccccctggtcgtgctgctgctccagtttcaactcttcagcctgcggctatggaaccctgacctgttcaccgcatgtgctacctgtcccagacctgctgttttcaactctctagagacagcaggagtggtagagatactcagAATGATCTGCTATGAaatgccaactgacatttactcctgaggtgctgacatgttgcacccgctacaaccactgtgattattattatttgaccctactggtcatctatgaacatttgaacatcttggccaagttctgttataatctccacccggcacagccagaagaggactggccacccctcatagcctggttccgctctacgtttcttcctaggttctggcctttctagggagtttttcctagccaccgtgcttctacacctgcattgcttgctgtttggggttttaggctgggtttttgtacagtactttgtgacatcagctgatgtaagaagggctttataaatacatttgattgattgattggcaataaagacaccacaacactacatgaagagagacctaagacaacaacatagcatgacagcaacacatgaaaacacagcatggtagcaacacaacatgataacaacatggtagcaacacaacatggtagcagcacaaaacatggtacaaacattattggacacAGACTTAAgaacaaagggcaagaaggtagagacaacaatacatcacgcgaagcagccacaactgtcagtaagtgaaTATCTATGAGATCATACTTCCCCTACCACCCACACTCCATGGGGGGTATTCATGCCTAAATATTCCAACATCAAGATAACAGATTAGATGGAGTCTGTGGGCTGTTTGCTCTATCTTTTTATGGTCTCTTTGGCAGAGATAACAAACATTTGGAGAAAATTAGGAGAAAATGATGTTATCTGCCTAGGTCGCCACATTTAAGATTTAATTTAAGATGGCCCGATATACTGAGACAAAGGTCAAAGTTGTAGTAGCTAATGATCTTGGTCCCTTCACCTTGAGGTCAGTCTAGTTAGCCCATCCTGTAAAGTTAGGATTGTAAATGGAAAACATGGCTGCCTTTTCAGCCATAGATGGGAAGCTCCATGACAGGTACTCATTTGCGAGTGTTCGTTTGTTCTCTGTGGACTCTTATCTCCCAATAAACACGAACAGGACCCCAATTAGAAATTTATCTCAATACCTTAGTGAGTCataatctgtgtcccaaatggcacccttttccctatatagtgcactacatttgaccagggcccatgctgtatatagggaatatggtgccatttgggacgcaaacatACACTTCCACAAGCATGCACCTTCAAATGTGAAGATTACATTTAATTGGCCCCTTGATATGAAAGTTATTATTTTCTGAGGGTGGCGATGATGACTTGCTAATGACTGGATGGCGAGACATGATGATGGAGACTGAACAGTAGCCTAATGGCCTAACGAGAGGAGAGCTTTGATGTGACTGGTCACAAATATCCTAATGATGAGATCATAGATATTACAGGTAAAATAGGTAGATTTTTTTAGGTAAAAGACCTGAAGTAGTCAAACCACCAGTAGTTTATAATCACATTTATTTGAGGTAATATTTTTAATGATACATGTCTGATAATAACAATAATCCAATTTAAAATTATTCCAGAAgtattttctggatatttttcaGTTCATCCAAGCAGTAATTTCTGAAGTGCATCACAGATTATAGGTTTACATGATTACTTGTGTACATTTTAGGAAATTGTCTGCATTCAAAACTCAAAACTGTTTGATTTCTGTAGATATGCTGTTGCTTGAAGAACATTAGAGACATCTACTGGCCAAAATTTGGATCTGTTGAATAATGGGAATGGACGGATAATGTTTGTTTCAGCTTGGGCCTGTAACATTTTATGACCTTGAATTATTCATTAAATAGGCATTGTGCAAAAATCCGTAAAACACATACAAAAGTAAACTACTTGCCACAGCTGAGGAAAACAGTGGCCCAGTGTTATTCTCATGGTGCCTGGAGCCATAACTTAAAGATTGGTGCATCCATAGTATTGTTAGGTTAATGTTTTTGAGGGGGTATCTTAGATCGATATCTTACAGTCTCAAATCTGTAATACAGATAATATTCTTATATTAttgttttttattgttttttatacAGTGTCCTCTTTTTTAGGGAAACTCTAATAGTAACAGACAAGTTCCCTCGCTTTATTTCCTCTCTGTGTGCAAATAATGAGGATTTCAAGTCTTGTCTCTGAAGGACAGAGATATGGCTGAACTAAGGTACCATTTTCTCCCCTCCACTTGTTGAGGAGATGGGGgatgcatcccaaacggcacattattccctacatagtgcacttattttgaccagagccaataaggatctggtaaaaaaaaaaaagcactatATATTCAAGAAGATGCCATTTGTTTTTAGGTAATGAACCTATATGATCCAGCTCATCAGTATGGTGAAGGGGACATTTATTCTGAGGGCCCCGGGCCCCAATCTGAGGGACCCACTGTCTGGATCAGGATTGGGGCTAGTGTGAGAGTAGTCCTGCCTTGCCCCACTCAAAGACATCACATTAGCATCCAGGATATGAAATTAACACCCGCCACCCACCAAATGCTGGTAGATTTAGGTATTGGCAGGTAGAAATGTCTATTTCACCTGCCACGTTGGCGGGTGATCCGTTTGCAGGGCTCTACGGTGCGAGCATTACATTTGCGAATATAAATAGTCTAAATTCAAGTATGAGAATGTGTGAGTTTGTGTTAGAAAAATACATCAGTAagctgttttcaaagtatttatgctgttttgtttcatagctgcTAATTGAACAAAGAAATACATATCCTATATCCCATTGTtgtatttacattgttttgttcacaagcttGGTTATTTTTCAACATTCATTTGAGTCTGCTGCTTCAACTGATAGAGAAGAGATGCCTTAgtccagtggtcaccaaccttttctgattCAAGATCACTTTCGAagtcaaaatgcaagccaagATCTACCACTCCGATTGTTTTCAAAACACGACTATAGGCCCAATATTATCACtacatattggctatgcttgaattgccctgcaaatgttgttcttctcaggcCAGTtagaaattatatttaaaaaatgtaggtaTATGATCATTCTGGCAACagatttgttgtattacttgtgaggcacagctgagtgagcataataaatagcttttattattttttattatggaCTGATGGTCTGCATCTGATGGtgagtctgaggggagggagggtagcagtggaggctcctcagaggaggaaggggaggaccatcctcctcagtgaatttcagaagaAAGAAAAATATTGAAACATTAAAAATGTatgctttttagataaaactatactaaatatattaatgtcaccaaataatagattaaaacacaatgttttgcaatgaaggtctacagtagcttcAACAGCACTCTATAGGGTAGCTGCtttactgcttcttagacttgctttcgatgagaatgacagatctataactcacatttctatgtacaTTTGGTCAGGTTTctcaaaagttacatattgcaactTTAATATAGAGCAGATTAACAAAGTAGTAGGCTATAAGACTAACTTCGCCCATTGCCTAATGTATGATTATTTTTTGTGATTAAAATAGAACGTCTGGCTATTAATTTAATATTATAAATATGAATTAGACTAATTAAAGGCCTATTATGATTCATTAATTGGGTCTTGCCTTTGAGAGACTAGAACTCACTCATAAACCTATTGATTCCTGAAATAAATTCTTATCCAATATCCACCGAATTCCTGAACACGTGATGCCGCTGAAGAAACTACTCATCCCACAATGCTACACAGCCGTGGAGTTCGAACCACTTTCTGCACCTACCCGCTGAGCAAGTATTTTGATTGGTGTGGCTATCTCCGGGCGGTTATTGTTAGGAAGTAGCCTGTAGATTAGATTTTACTCACACATTCAACTCAATACCGCCGTAGGAATGTGATGGATTAGAAAAATATGTGCCTTGGTTGTCAACATGTTCCCCGGCGTTTTCTATGCGCTCCTGGCGGGGTTTCTCGGGGCTGTCGCATCTTCATCTGCAAAGCTGTCACTTGGAGCCGATTACCTTAAAGGTGTATGTGAAACGGGGCTACGAACATGGGGAGAGCAGCGGAAATTTAGACAACCGGATGAAACTACCGCGTGTGACTGGGTGAGGAATCGCCCCCGTTTAAGTGCCTGAATTATTAACGCGATGGGATTCGGGTGGCTTTGAATAATGTAAATGTCAATGTGTTAGCATAGCAATACGTCCGCGAGAAGGGAAATTGGGGTTTTCCAGTGATGAGTTTAAGGCTCCGGATTCCAGCTCGTGCGCTCAGCATCAGCACCAGCACCATCGGCAGCATCATCGGAGGTTCGCTCAGCTGGACAGGCGATGCTGTGTATCAAGCTTCTGTCGTACCCGCGTGCTTGAACGACATTGCAGCTCGTGCGACCTACAGTAGTGCAGTATTACATCGTTTATTTTTGTGTTAAAGCAAGATATTTGCTTATGTTGAGTATCATTTTATTCTAGTGGCCGAATGTGATCCTAGTTTAACATATGGGCAATTGTCCATTCAATGTCAATACCAAATTGTAATTGGGCTGCTTGAAACGACCTTCATAATGTGGTGTTATGATTTTACGTTTGAGTTATCatctatattatttatttataaagccgtCAGATATTTATTTTACATACATTTACATATCAAGACACATAACTAAAATAGGCTCCAAATCCCTGAAATGGAGCTCAACTATTTGATGTGACTCAATTGCCACATAACATTGTTTTCATTCATATAGACCACATTCCAGTACACGACACACTGACGTCACGCACAAATGCGTGCTACTATTGGCAGCAGTAAAAAGCCATCACCATCTATGCCCGTTCAACATAGCCTAGATTTACGTTTTTATTACTTATAAACAACGTCACTTTTTGGGGTTCTCCTATGCTTACAATGATGTTTAGACTCTTGCTTGAATGGTCACAAAGATTATATTTGGTTATCTTtgcaaaataactattttggatTCAGCCGTTGTTAGCTAGAATTCTAAGGCTCATTGAAATAgactgttttaaaaaaaagtacaatgcagttgatttgcgatgatgacacaaacattatattaagcaggacataCATACTAGCCTTAAAATATgattataatccaaaagtagtgCGCAATGCACTTATAAGCAACATGTAAATAGAGGCTTTTTTTTACCCTTGTTCCCCCTTGTTCTCCCACCAACTTGTGCACGTCGTGGAGCAATGTTTGCAAACACCGAAAGGTAtctattgtgtttgtgtgtttgtttcagcTACACATCCCCCTGAGGCTGCTTTGTGGGGGGCTGCTCTTCACTTGTAATGCTGTGATGTGGACATTCCTCGCTAAGGCTCTCAGgtactcttcctcctccacccgaACCACTGTGACCACCACCGCTTCCAACTTCATATCTTCCGTAAGTACATGTTTCCCTGTGGAAAATACTTATTTATAAATAATGTATAAGACTAAAAGTGCATGGTTTGAATTAATACATGACACAGATTTTCCGTTTTGAGTGTTGTCAGAGAGAAAAGTGTAATGACTGGTGCACTAAATTTAAATACCTGTATTTtgccacaggcctttttggggcAGCTTATCTTCGGGGAGGCCCAGATTGCATTGTGGTGGGTGGGAATCTCCCTCACGTTCTCTGGCCTCCTGGTACTTCAGAGGGCAGCCCCCAACGACCGAGCCAGGAAGGATGAATGACAACCTGTCGGAAGGCACAACTAATTAACTGATATAGAAAGAAACCAGTAATGCAACGTATAGCCTACTATCTGTGACAAACAATAGCATTTCTTGGGTGAATGGCAACTTTGGAAGGTAAAGCACTGTCAAAACATACCATGTAAGGAATATATagtgatttttgttttgttttaaacaCTTTGACATCATCAGCAATGTGTGCATGACATCAATACTTGAGAACACAAAAGCTGTTTTGCTCACATATCCTAAGATGACACTCACTGTAAACTTCCACACCAACATTGCATTATTGCATGTTCAAGGTGATGTGTGAATGGAatcatgtatatagcctcatatCTTGAGGACTTGACCCTTAGAGTTTTGACATGTTTTGTGAATTCTGAGGAGGTTTGGCCTTGCCTGCCTTTATAGCAAATGTCTAATAGAAAGTTCCTCACAAGGTCTAAACCCAATTAAGTCAAACCAAAGTACCCAAATATGTTGATCCTGCCTTTTACCCACTAACCACAGCAGTGGCTCTGTCAATGCATTGTGAAGTCAAACTGCTAAGTGGCCCAAAATAAATCGTAGTGACCTCAACTGCCTGTAAAGTGATACTGTCTAGTTCACTCAAAAATCTAAGTTTGTCAGACATATTCAAACCTCAAAAGTGGCCTAATGTCGAGATGAGACAAACTCCAATGAATGGAAAGGATAGGCACAGTCTAATTTCATCTTCTTTAGAGGGTGCCTGTCTTTCCAATTCATTTGGAGATGAGGCACAGAGCTGGATCTACACAGCAGACAGTCTGGACCTCTTGACATTAGCCCACATCTGACCTCAACTAAAATTTTGGAGTGAACTATCCCTTATTTCCTTTGGCAGAAGAGACTCATTTAATGCTGACCTAATGGGGTGTCTAAACAACAGTTACTCCAATGTCTGGCCTTTTAATTGAGTGTCACCAGCTGTTTGTCTTCCAGCTGTAGGCCTGTCTCATCAACAATGTCTATCCTAGTTTTCCAATGCAATTAAAATCAGTTTGAGGTTATCCTTGGGGTAAGAGAGGCATCCGGTAGCACAGTCCCTCCCTCTGCATCTTCCAAGACTCCCAAAAGGTCAAATGTTGCTGTGGGGTTTCTAACCCAACTACTGAAAGTAGTGTTTATTACTAGCATGCTTGTCCTCCAACGGTGTACTTCCCTGATATTCCTTAACACTGTGATGTGCTATTGTGGAAATGGGCTTTTTGCGTAATACTGACAACGTTACCATAGACTGGAGTTTGACTTGACAACTTTACTATACGATCACactttgctgttttttttttatacgtATCATATGCATGCAACAACCAACGGTAGCTACCTGTATTCTGACTGTATCTATTAGACAATGATATGTCTGTATAAATGCAGAGGAATGCACACTATGAAATCGGTTCTCCATCCAGTTGCAGTACATTACAGACTGCAGgttttgtatgtaatgtaatCTACTCCCCTTGCAATGTGACTATCTATGCTATTGAATCAGGATGGGAGACATTGGTGCTGACATTTCTCCTGTGTTCTTCAGTCTAAACTGAGGATAAACATTTACCTGTGAAGCCACTGTTACTAAGGGCAAGAGAAATCAATGCATTAGTGCAGTGGTTTCATGAAATGTTTGATTTATAGCCAGCACCTGACTGGGACATGTTTGTTGTaaccattatactgtagatatggaTATCATGTTATAAACTGTAGATATTAGTTTGGGAGGTGCATATGACTGACCTGTTAAGA
The DNA window shown above is from Oncorhynchus mykiss isolate Arlee chromosome 18, USDA_OmykA_1.1, whole genome shotgun sequence and carries:
- the LOC110496035 gene encoding transmembrane protein 42, with the protein product MFPGVFYALLAGFLGAVASSSAKLSLGADYLKGVCETGLRTWGEQRKFRQPDETTACDWLHIPLRLLCGGLLFTCNAVMWTFLAKALRYSSSSTRTTVTTTASNFISSAFLGQLIFGEAQIALWWVGISLTFSGLLVLQRAAPNDRARKDE